A single window of Grus americana isolate bGruAme1 chromosome 6, bGruAme1.mat, whole genome shotgun sequence DNA harbors:
- the LOC129208069 gene encoding basic helix-loop-helix transcription factor scleraxis-like, whose translation MKAGGGAAQPRAAGGGRRRRARGGGGRRAAANARERDRTHSVNTAFGALRRLIPTRPADRRLSKVETLRLASSYISHLANVLLLQRRQAEGTAAAQPCPDPCPQPCPDRCPQPCPQPCPQPGAAAPRSICTFCLSDQRQPHREGEKPLSGPALSGH comes from the exons aTGAAggccggcgggggggcggcacagccgcgggcggcgggcggcgggcggcggcggcgggcgcggggaggcggcgggcggcgggcggcggccaACGCCCGGGAGCGGGACCGCACGCACAGCGTCAACACAGCCTTCGGCGCCCTCCGCCGGCTCATCCCCACCCGCCCGGCCGACCGCCGGCTCTCCAAGGTGGAGACGCTGCGCCTGGCCTCCAGCTACATCTCGCACCTGGCCaacgtgctgctgctgcagcggcGGCAGGCTGAGGGCACGgccgctgcccagccctgcccggatccctgcccgcagccctgcccggaccgctgcccgcagccctgcccgcagccctgcccgcagccgggCGCCGCCGCGCCGCGGTCCATCTGCACCTTCTGCCTCAGCGACCAGCGGCAGCCG CACCGAGAAGGGGAGAAACCGCTGTCCGGTCCAGCGTTAAGCGGACACTGA